The Geminocystis sp. NIES-3708 genomic sequence ATTTGTGGATTAGTGTCATCTATTTGAGTTTCCAATACTGCTATTTCTTCGCTACAGGAAGATGATTCTCTTTCTCCTAACCATAAACGCAAAATATTGGGAATAGGTAAATCATGACTACCAGCACCTAATCCTATTTTTTTTAATGTCATTTGCGGTGGTTGTCCAAAATTTGTTACTAATGTAGTGGCTATTGCAGCTCCTGTGGGAGTAACCAATTCTTTATCAATGCCGTTACTATAAATAGGAATTTCTCTAGTCTGCAATAATTCTAGCACGGCAGGTACGGGGACGGGTAATTCACCGTGAGCAGCTTTTACTATACCTCCTCCCGTAGGCAAAGGGGAACAATATAATGTTTGAATGTCAAGATATTCTAAGCCTAAACAAGTACCGACTATATCAATAATGGCATCCACAGCACCTACTTCGTGAAAATGAACTTTTTGAGGTAAAATGCCATGAACCTTTCCTTCTGCTTCTGCTAATTGTCGGAAAATAGCTAAACTATTAGCTTTTACTTTAGATGACAAATTGCCATTATTGATTAGGTTTTCAATGTCAGCCAAGTGACGATGATGGTGATGATGGTGTTGAGTTAATTCAACATTAATTTTAATGGCACTTTGACCTTGTCTCAAGACTTTTGTTTCTTTTAATCGATATTCTTTTTCTAAATTTAACCCTTTTAAACCATTTTCCAGATATGCTAAAGGCACATCAAGGGATACCAATGCACCTAAAAACATATCGCCAGAGATACCTGTAGGACATTGTAAGTAAGCTATTTTTTCCATTTACGGTACAATCAATTAGCAATTATTTATTATTCATTATTCATTATCTATTATGGCTACATTATACGAATTAAATCCTGATAACCCACAATCTCGTGATATTGAACAAATTACTAAAGCGTTAAAAAAAGGAGCTATTATGCTTTATCCTACAGATACAGTTTATGCTATCGGCTGTGATATGAATGTCAAATCTGCTGTGGAAAGAGTAAGAACTTTAAAACGTTTATCTAATGATAAACCATTAACTTTTCTTTGTTCTTCTTTATCTCATATTTCTGAATATGCCATTGTCAGTGATGATGCTTATCGTATCATGAAACGTTTAATTCCAGGTCCTTATACTTTTTTATTACCAACAACAAAGTTAGTACCGAAATTAGTAATGTCTCCTAAACGTAAAACTACAGGAATTAGAGTACCAGATCAAAACGTGTGTCAAGCATTATTACAATCTCTTGATAATCCTATTATTTCTACTTCTGCTCATATTGTAGATGAAGATGGAAACTCTATTGCTGAAAATTGGGAAAAATTTCGTTTATTTGATGAATTAGATAAACAAGTTGATATTATTATTGATGATTATAGTAATCCAGGATTTGATGTTTCTACTATTCTTGATTTTTCCACTGATAAACCATCAGTAATTCGCCAAGGGTTAGGCTGGAAAGAGGTTGAAAATTGGTTTAATTTTGATTAAAAATATTAAATATAGATTTTATTAAAAATAATGTTATCCTTAAAATTTAGGATAATTTTTCCCTAATAATTAATTTTAATGGCAAAAAATATTAAAAAAGCTGATTTTCCTACTAAAATATGTCCTGTTTGTGGATTGTCTTTTACTTGGCGTAAAAAATGGGCAAAATGTTGGGATGAAGTTAAATATTGTTCTGAAAAATGTCGTAAAAATAAATAAATAAGGTTTACTAGAAAAATGTTTTTATGAGATTAAATTGAGAAATCTCTGAATCAATAAAGCATCACGAATATTAAGACTAAAATCCACTGGATGTGAAAAATATAGTCTGAAAAGACATTGAAAATATTAACATTCTGTAGAGAATTAATTTTTTTTAGATATTCCCTAAAACATGAAACTAAAATACACACTATTATAGTTTATCTTACATCTAATTAAATTATGTTTATAACCTTAATTTTTTATTATTTACATTAACAAAGTATTATTTTGATCTTTTGTAAATATCATTTATTTCAAGTATTCACGCAAAAAAAAGAAAAGGGCTAAAGCCCTCAATAAATATTATTTTACTTATGTTTTCAAACAAAATTAAAAAGTAAAAGATGTCCGCAAAGCACCCACATATAAAGGATCTCGGTTATTTGCTGGGTTAATAGCTACCCAAAAAGCAGGAGTTATTGATATATTGTCTGTTAATTTAAACATATAAAATGTTTCGATCAGAAAAGGTGTATCTTTAGTAGCAACAATATCGGTAGAAATATTGTTTTTATTAGTTAAAGTAGCCGCATAGGGAGGACTTCCGACACTGACAACACCTAAATTTCCCTCTTTTAATAAGTCAGGAAAAGCTAAACTTACTTTCCAATTCCAAATATCAGCATAATCTCCCTTTCTCAGTCCACCTTCAGCTTTAGAATAGGTGTACATTCCCCAACCAGAAACGTTAAAACGAGGGTTGATCTGCCATGACCCAATTACGGCATAATGGTCAGAAGATGCAGCGTTACTATCAAAAGGATCATCAGTATTATTTAATCCTGTATAACCCAAGAGGGAAAAATCTTGTAAATCTCCCGTGCCACTATAATCTCTGGCATAGGCGAAGGCAATTCCCGTATTACCCTCAAATTTGTAAGTTAATTGAGCCGCAATATTATATTTTCCGTTAAATAAACCATTTCCGCTTTCAGGATTACTACCATTGAGAGCAGAATAGAGAAACCCTAAATTCAGTTTATCGGTGATGTCATAGTAAGCTCCTACTCCCGGACCTTCATAGTCGTTCATGAGGTAAATTGGTGCTAAACTGGGAAAAAATGCTACTGATCCTGTGGCAAAATCCGAAGTATAAGGAGAAAGAGGATCAGAAATGTCATCGAGAGTAATTTTAATTCCCGCTAAAAATAACTTGAGGCGATCGCCTACAGGAAAGTTATACTGTACTTTATTTAAAGCGGTGTTATTATCTCCTCCTGCACTAAAGTTAAAATCTGTTAAATTACTTCCTCCTCGTGCAAAATAAAAATTACCCATTTGTAAACGAACTTTTAACAAATCTTTACCGCTAAAACTGGTGTTGAAATCAAGACGAGTTCTATAATTAGCAGTAACTTGTCCATCGGTTATAGGTGTACCTTTTGGAACTCCAAGAGCCGCAGTTTCATTACCTCCAACTCCCGAAAAAACAATGATATTTTCCCCTCGTAAAGTGGTGGTGGGGGAAAAATTATTATCTTCTAAAAAGGCAATTCTACTTTCTAAATTATTGACTCTAGTATTAAGGGTTGCTAATTCTAGTTGATATTCTTTAGCTAATGTTTTTAATTTCTCTAAGTCTTCTTTAATAACCGTTGTGCCTTCTTGTATTAACCTTTCCATTGTATTTAAACAGGCATTCAAACCTGCGGCAAATTCATAACGACTTAAAGCCTGATTACCTCTAAAAGTTCTGTCAGGATAACCGACAATACAACCATAACGCTCCACAAGACTTCTAAGGGCTTCAAATGCCCAATCCGTAGGCGATACATCTCGCAGTTGTGAAACGCTATTAATTTGACTCATGGAATTGTTATGGGAATCATCAGTCATCCTTTGAGAGTCAATGATTGATTGTGCTTGAGCCATATTTGCATCTAAAAAATAGCCTAAATTAAAGATAATAGATAAAAATAAGAGATAATTAAGTTTATTAGTCATTTTTATTGATAAATTAAATAATTTGAACTTTTGTTGTCAATTTTGTGATTTTTAACTGCAACTTCATGGTAACTATGAAATTCTATTGGCTTCTGTTCTTTTTACTTTATGCTGTGTAAGGGATGCGATATTGCTCAATTGGTTGTTTGCTTTGACTTCCTGCTACCCGGCTTACAAAGAGTTGCTTAGTGTTGTTTTTCTTTTCGCTTGTCCTACAGGGTCCATTTTTTGTTCTAACCACTTAAATCCAAAAGAGGATAAGGTTGTTAAAACTAGATAGACTAACGCCACCGCAATATAAACTTGAAAGGCTTGAAATGTAGTCGCTACAATTAATTGCCCTTGTCGGAATAATTCAGCAAAACCGATTACCGCAACCAAACTGGTGTCTTTAATGAGGGTGATAAACTCGTTACCTAACGGGGGCAAAATTCGGCGAAAGGCTTGAGGCATAATTACTTCTTTTAAGGTTTGTAATCGATTCATTCCCAATGCTTCACAGGCTTCCCATTGACCTTTATCTATGGATTGAATACCTCCTCTAATAATTTCTGCGAGATAAGCGGCAACATTTAAACTTAACGCAATAACTGCGGCTGGAAGACGTTGTAAACTCCACTGTAAACCAATACCTTGAAAGAAAGCAGGTAAACCGAAATAAATAATAAACAGTTGTACTAGCATCGGTGTTCCTCTGAAAAATTCTACATAAACTCGTAAAATATTTTTAAGGAATTTGTTATCGGAAATTAAGCCAAAAGCGACGAATGATCCGCCAATTAAGCCAAAAAAGATGGATAATGCCGTTAAGGTGAGGGTGACAACTGCACCTTGAGGTAATCTTTGGATGAGTAAAGTTAATACCGATTGATTACTACTAGCACTGAGGGGATTTGTTGTAAAATCCGAAGACGTAGTGCCGATTAAAGAGGGTGCGATTAAAGGTAATACTAAAGGCTCACCAGCGAACCATTTTTGATAAATTTGCTTATAAGTGCCGTTACGTAAAATTTTGAACAAGCCATAGTTAAGTAACATTACTTTTTCGGAATTCATGGGTAAAGCGATGCCATAAAACTCCTCTGTGACTAATTCTCCGACAACTTTTACTCCTCGTAATCCTGCTTCTTTTATAGCAAATAATGTTACAGGACCATCATTGACTACTGCATCAACTTTACCGTTGACTAACTCTTGTAAAGCTAATACTGCTGAATCAAAAGCGACTATTTGGGCGTTAGGGATTTTTTGTGCTTCCATCGCTCCCGTTGTGCCTATTTGTACGGCAATTTTTCGCCCTGTTAAATCGTCAAAACTGTTAATTTTATCGTTATTTTCTTGAACGGCAATAGCTAAACCTGCTTTAAAATAAGGACTAGAAAATGCTACAGTTCGTCCTCTTTCGGCAGTAATTGTCATACCACTAATTGCACCATCGAGAGTGCCTGATTGTAAAGCAGGAATAATACCATCAAAGGGTAATGATTCAAACTCCACCGTCAACCCAACTTCATTACCGATGGCTTTCATTAAATCAATATCAAAACCTTGCAAACCGCTACCATCTTCTGACGGCATTTCAAAAGGAGGAAAAGTTGGTTCTGTACCTACTTTGAAAGCAATTAACTGACTTTTGACTGGTTGCACCGTAAAGGGGTTAAAAGTTATCAAAATTATTGTCAGACAAGCTAGTAACCCCAAAACAATGGGCTTAATCCATCGATGTCGAAAGTGTTTGATCATTACGGTACTATTAATAATATTTACTTAAGAATAATCGCAACTTTAACTATGACCTGAAAAATTACGATCTTTTGTTATCTAAAACACATTTTTTCAGATTAAAATTATCTATATTACAAGTAATTCATTAATACTTTATCAATACAAAAATCTTTTACAAAATAATCAAAAATATACATAATTATGTCTTCACCTATACCAGTAATTATTAGTGACAATTTACATAAAAGTTTTGGAAATTTAGAAGTATTAAAAGGGGTAAATATTGCTTTATATAAAGGTGATGTTGTCTCGGTAATCGGTCCTTCTGGCTGTGGCAAAACCACTTTTATTCGATGTTTAAATCGTCTTGAAACTGTTACATCAGGAACTTTAGAAGTTATGGGAGTTGATATGTCTGCCCATAAAATTAGCGAAATTTCTTTACGACAGTTGAGAAGTAAAGTAAGTATGGTTTTTCAACATTTTAATTTATTTCCTCACTTAACAGTTCTACAAAATTTGATGTTAGCACCACAAAAAGTATTGAAAAAATCTACTCATGAAGCCAAAGAAAAAGCGTTACATTATTTGGCAAAAGTTGGTTTATCTGCTAAATCTGACTTTTATCCTGAGCAACTTTCGGGAGGACAAAAACAACGAGTGGCGATCGCCCGTAGTTTGTGTATGCAACCTGAGATTATTTTATTTGATGAGCCTACTAGCGCTTTAGATCCTGAATTAGTAGGAGAAGTACTTTCGACCATGAAACAATTAGCAGAAGAAGGTATGACAATGGTAGTCGTTACTCATGAAATGCAGTTTGCAAGAGAGGTTTCTAATAAAGTGTTATTTTTCAATGAAGGAATTATCGAGGAAATGGGTAAACCTGAAGATTTATTTTCTGCACCAAAAAGTGAACGATTAAAGACATTTTTAAAACGTACTAATTCAGGAGTTTATAACGAATAAATAATTATTCCTAAGTTTATTTTCTCTCCTTGTAACTTTTAATATAGATTTAATTAATTTTAATGATTTCTCCTCTGAAAAAATAAGTCGAAAAAATATTTCAAAAAAGTTGACAAATTTAATGTTTTCTGATTATAATAGAGTTAATAAATAGAGCCACCTTTTCTTGACCCTTTGCGGTCGGGGAGGGGTGGCTTGTGTCTATTTTTATTCAGTTTTGCTTATGGTAATCACTAGATAATCATATTTAATAAATAGATAAAAGAGAGAATGAATTATTTTGTCAAAAGAGTTTTAATTTCCATACCAACTTTATTGGCTATTAGTCTAGTAATTTTTTTTATTTTAGCATTAGCACCGGGTGATCCTCTCAGTGAATTTGCTTCTAATCCAAATATTACGGCGGAAGTTAGAGAAAATCTGAGAAAATCTTTAGGGTTAGATAAGCCTATTTATATTCGCTATCTTAAATGGCTTTTGGCTTTTTTTCAAGGAGATTTAGGTTATTCTTTTAGTAGTAGAAGCTCAGTTTTTGGTTTGATTTTACAGCGTCTTCCTAATACCTTAATGATTGTGGGTGTTGCTTATATAATTAGTGTTTTTCTGGCAATTCCTATGGGATTAATTTCTGCGGTTAAACGCTATTCTTTACTCGATAATGTTATCACAGCGATCGCTTTTTTTGGCTATTCAATTCCACCTTTTTTCACAGGATTATTATTGATCATAATTTTTAGTGTACAACTTAAATGGCTACCTTTTATTTATGATAGCAATTTAGAAATTATCAATTTTGCAACTTTTTTCGCACAAATTAAACAGTCTATTATGCCCATTATGGTATTAAGTTTATATCAAACGGCGGTATTAATGCGATTTATGAGATCATCAGTGATGGAAGAATTGAATCATGATTATGTACGGACAGCTTACAGTAAAGGATTAAATACTTATCAAGTGGTGGTTAATCATGTTTTACGCAATGCTTTGATTCCTGTTATCACTTTAATCGCTTTAGATATTCCTAGTATATTCACTGGAGCATTAGTTACTGAACAAATTTTTCGTATCCCCGGGATTGGTGCTTTATTGATTGAATCAATTTATCGTAGTGACACTCCTGTCGTGATGGCGATAACAATGATTTATGGTATTCTAATCGTTATCTTTAATCTTATAGCAGATTTGACCTATTCATGGCTTGATCCTAGAGTAAGATTAGATTGAAATTAAATTTGTTGGAATATAGAAGAAAAGAAGAGGATATTTAATTTATTATTTTCATAAAAATATGTTGTATTAAATTAAATTAAGAAAATGTTAATTTTATCTGTCATTTTTTGAGATTAGATAACTCAAAATGTTAAAGTAAACAGAAAGATTATTGTGGAAAATAATAAGGGTGAAACAAAATTTTCAAAATAAAATTATCAACATCAATGATTCGGGTTTAGGTTGTTTATTAACATTAGTCATTATCAGTTTATTTTTAGGTGCAATAGGCTTACAGTGGATTGTTAATGGGTTTTTAATCTTTTTTGCTTTATTATTGATTACTCCAATTATTGGTATTTGGGGATTTCGTTGGTGGTTAAAACGAAATTTAGTGGCAGATAATTGTCCTGTATGTAATTATAGTTTTACAGGTTTTAATAATACTGATTGTCGTTGCCCAAATTGTGGGGAAGTTTTAAAAGTAGAACAGGGTAAATTCATAAGAGAAATTCCTGATGGTACTATTGAAGTAAAAGCAGTAGAAGTTTCTAATAATATTTTAGATGAATCATAAATAATTAAGGCTCTTAACCATTCAAACCATCTACAAGTACAATCAACTACTTTTGTACTCTTTTGTCAATATCTCGAATATTATCAATATTTGCCCCTTTCAAAATACCTCTAAAGGATTCAAGGGAATTTGTTCGGGGAATTAAAGATATTAAATCATCTTTGATGACTAGGGAGAATTTTTGTCCTGCTTTTAAGTGTAAACTTTTTCTAATTTCTTGAGGAATAACAATTTGATATTCTTTTGATAATGTAACTTCTAACATATTCTTAAATCATAATCTTGATCGTATTTATTGATCAAATTTTATCTGATCAGACGAAAAAAATCTTAGCAAAACTATACTCTTAATCTAATTTAAA encodes the following:
- the larC gene encoding nickel pincer cofactor biosynthesis protein LarC, with the protein product MEKIAYLQCPTGISGDMFLGALVSLDVPLAYLENGLKGLNLEKEYRLKETKVLRQGQSAIKINVELTQHHHHHHRHLADIENLINNGNLSSKVKANSLAIFRQLAEAEGKVHGILPQKVHFHEVGAVDAIIDIVGTCLGLEYLDIQTLYCSPLPTGGGIVKAAHGELPVPVPAVLELLQTREIPIYSNGIDKELVTPTGAAIATTLVTNFGQPPQMTLKKIGLGAGSHDLPIPNILRLWLGERESSSCSEEIAVLETQIDDTNPQIFGYLFEELLKFGAKDIFTQAVGMKKNRPGILLTVICDLDKIDICETIIFRETTTIGIRRQIQHRSILAREIEIIKTKYGDIKVKVAKKEGKVINIQPEYEDCVTIARQYNIPLSLITLETQRCYYQNSI
- a CDS encoding L-threonylcarbamoyladenylate synthase; protein product: MATLYELNPDNPQSRDIEQITKALKKGAIMLYPTDTVYAIGCDMNVKSAVERVRTLKRLSNDKPLTFLCSSLSHISEYAIVSDDAYRIMKRLIPGPYTFLLPTTKLVPKLVMSPKRKTTGIRVPDQNVCQALLQSLDNPIISTSAHIVDEDGNSIAENWEKFRLFDELDKQVDIIIDDYSNPGFDVSTILDFSTDKPSVIRQGLGWKEVENWFNFD
- a CDS encoding DUF2256 domain-containing protein; protein product: MAKNIKKADFPTKICPVCGLSFTWRKKWAKCWDEVKYCSEKCRKNK
- a CDS encoding iron uptake porin; this translates as MTNKLNYLLFLSIIFNLGYFLDANMAQAQSIIDSQRMTDDSHNNSMSQINSVSQLRDVSPTDWAFEALRSLVERYGCIVGYPDRTFRGNQALSRYEFAAGLNACLNTMERLIQEGTTVIKEDLEKLKTLAKEYQLELATLNTRVNNLESRIAFLEDNNFSPTTTLRGENIIVFSGVGGNETAALGVPKGTPITDGQVTANYRTRLDFNTSFSGKDLLKVRLQMGNFYFARGGSNLTDFNFSAGGDNNTALNKVQYNFPVGDRLKLFLAGIKITLDDISDPLSPYTSDFATGSVAFFPSLAPIYLMNDYEGPGVGAYYDITDKLNLGFLYSALNGSNPESGNGLFNGKYNIAAQLTYKFEGNTGIAFAYARDYSGTGDLQDFSLLGYTGLNNTDDPFDSNAASSDHYAVIGSWQINPRFNVSGWGMYTYSKAEGGLRKGDYADIWNWKVSLAFPDLLKEGNLGVVSVGSPPYAATLTNKNNISTDIVATKDTPFLIETFYMFKLTDNISITPAFWVAINPANNRDPLYVGALRTSFTF
- a CDS encoding ABC transporter permease subunit (The N-terminal region of this protein, as described by TIGR01726, is a three transmembrane segment that identifies a subfamily of ABC transporter permease subunits, which specificities that include histidine, arginine, glutamine, glutamate, L-cystine (sic), the opines (in Agrobacterium) octopine and nopaline, etc.), which translates into the protein MIKHFRHRWIKPIVLGLLACLTIILITFNPFTVQPVKSQLIAFKVGTEPTFPPFEMPSEDGSGLQGFDIDLMKAIGNEVGLTVEFESLPFDGIIPALQSGTLDGAISGMTITAERGRTVAFSSPYFKAGLAIAVQENNDKINSFDDLTGRKIAVQIGTTGAMEAQKIPNAQIVAFDSAVLALQELVNGKVDAVVNDGPVTLFAIKEAGLRGVKVVGELVTEEFYGIALPMNSEKVMLLNYGLFKILRNGTYKQIYQKWFAGEPLVLPLIAPSLIGTTSSDFTTNPLSASSNQSVLTLLIQRLPQGAVVTLTLTALSIFFGLIGGSFVAFGLISDNKFLKNILRVYVEFFRGTPMLVQLFIIYFGLPAFFQGIGLQWSLQRLPAAVIALSLNVAAYLAEIIRGGIQSIDKGQWEACEALGMNRLQTLKEVIMPQAFRRILPPLGNEFITLIKDTSLVAVIGFAELFRQGQLIVATTFQAFQVYIAVALVYLVLTTLSSFGFKWLEQKMDPVGQAKRKTTLSNSL
- a CDS encoding amino acid ABC transporter ATP-binding protein, producing the protein MSSPIPVIISDNLHKSFGNLEVLKGVNIALYKGDVVSVIGPSGCGKTTFIRCLNRLETVTSGTLEVMGVDMSAHKISEISLRQLRSKVSMVFQHFNLFPHLTVLQNLMLAPQKVLKKSTHEAKEKALHYLAKVGLSAKSDFYPEQLSGGQKQRVAIARSLCMQPEIILFDEPTSALDPELVGEVLSTMKQLAEEGMTMVVVTHEMQFAREVSNKVLFFNEGIIEEMGKPEDLFSAPKSERLKTFLKRTNSGVYNE
- a CDS encoding ABC transporter permease — translated: MNYFVKRVLISIPTLLAISLVIFFILALAPGDPLSEFASNPNITAEVRENLRKSLGLDKPIYIRYLKWLLAFFQGDLGYSFSSRSSVFGLILQRLPNTLMIVGVAYIISVFLAIPMGLISAVKRYSLLDNVITAIAFFGYSIPPFFTGLLLIIIFSVQLKWLPFIYDSNLEIINFATFFAQIKQSIMPIMVLSLYQTAVLMRFMRSSVMEELNHDYVRTAYSKGLNTYQVVVNHVLRNALIPVITLIALDIPSIFTGALVTEQIFRIPGIGALLIESIYRSDTPVVMAITMIYGILIVIFNLIADLTYSWLDPRVRLD
- a CDS encoding AbrB/MazE/SpoVT family DNA-binding domain-containing protein yields the protein MLEVTLSKEYQIVIPQEIRKSLHLKAGQKFSLVIKDDLISLIPRTNSLESFRGILKGANIDNIRDIDKRVQK